The following proteins come from a genomic window of Galactobacillus timonensis:
- a CDS encoding branched-chain amino acid transporter permease, with translation MTSQQILTILMCAIGTMAMRFLPFLIFREGTKVPPLIDYLGRVLAPAVFMMLVVYCFRNTPATTTSYGIAEIAATLALILVHLWKHNTLISIAVGTLLYMFLVQVVF, from the coding sequence TACTTACGATACTCATGTGTGCCATCGGCACGATGGCGATGCGCTTTCTGCCCTTCCTGATTTTCCGCGAAGGAACGAAGGTGCCGCCGCTGATTGATTATCTTGGCCGCGTTCTGGCGCCGGCCGTCTTTATGATGCTTGTCGTCTACTGTTTCCGTAACACACCGGCAACTACAACCAGCTATGGCATCGCTGAAATTGCGGCGACGCTTGCGCTGATTCTGGTCCATCTCTGGAAGCACAATACACTGATCTCGATCGCCGTCGGCACTCTGCTGTACATGTTCCTGGTGCAGGTCGTCTTCTGA
- a CDS encoding NAD(P)/FAD-dependent oxidoreductase: protein MLRIEVHTSLTSPEDPVAHAVRMARIKPGDYISGSIYRRSLDARPDRAACWVDLVDLKVNNEEHYLHKVKNARHADEFHYTLPDNGDAPLKQRPIVVGFGPAGMAAGLALAAKGLRPIILERGRQIKERQKDVSTYWHGGNINTESNVQYGEGGAGAFSDGKLTTRVKDPRVHLILDELVKAGADPTIVWTNHPHVGTDALVMIDENIRHRIEELGGEVRFDARMDDLLIDHGKVTGIRLQTGEEIPSSVVILALGHSARDTMRMLATKKDLTLEAKNFAVGVRVEHLQSFIDHQQYRNIPAGVKMPAAEYHLSHTSSIGKGVYSFCMCPGGFVVDGASMADSVVTNGMSYAARDGQLANSAIVVQVDSSDFGDGLFAGMEFQENLETMAWKLGGGKAPAQKIESYLKHDVEPLSSISPTFPRGVEEADLHALFNDRINQSLEEFFHYTEGIWPGFTTGGATMTGVETRTSSPIRIVRNFTTLESTVEGMWPAGEGAGFAGGIVSSAIDGLKCAEEVIRRYHYSEEL from the coding sequence ATGCTGAGAATTGAAGTTCATACGTCACTCACAAGTCCCGAGGATCCCGTTGCCCATGCCGTCCGCATGGCACGGATCAAACCGGGCGATTATATTTCCGGATCCATCTACCGCCGCTCTCTCGATGCGCGGCCCGACCGTGCCGCCTGCTGGGTGGATCTGGTCGATCTCAAGGTCAATAACGAGGAACACTATCTTCACAAAGTGAAGAATGCCCGTCACGCCGACGAGTTCCATTACACGCTTCCAGACAATGGTGATGCGCCTCTAAAGCAGCGGCCGATCGTTGTCGGCTTCGGGCCTGCAGGCATGGCGGCCGGTCTTGCCCTGGCGGCGAAGGGATTGCGCCCCATCATCCTTGAGAGGGGCAGACAGATCAAAGAACGTCAGAAGGATGTCAGCACCTACTGGCACGGTGGAAACATCAACACGGAGTCAAACGTCCAGTATGGCGAAGGAGGAGCCGGCGCCTTTTCAGATGGCAAGCTGACAACGAGAGTCAAGGATCCGAGGGTTCATCTGATTCTTGATGAACTTGTAAAGGCAGGTGCGGATCCCACCATCGTCTGGACCAACCATCCACATGTTGGTACAGACGCCCTAGTTATGATCGATGAGAATATCCGGCACCGGATCGAGGAACTCGGCGGTGAGGTACGGTTCGATGCGCGCATGGATGACCTTCTCATCGATCATGGAAAGGTAACAGGCATACGTCTGCAAACCGGTGAAGAGATACCTTCGTCTGTTGTCATCCTGGCGCTGGGCCACAGTGCGCGTGACACGATGCGGATGTTAGCGACAAAGAAGGATCTGACGCTGGAGGCGAAGAATTTTGCGGTCGGTGTACGCGTGGAGCATCTGCAGTCGTTCATTGATCATCAGCAGTATCGCAACATTCCTGCAGGCGTAAAGATGCCGGCGGCGGAATATCATCTTTCGCATACATCTTCCATCGGCAAGGGCGTCTATTCCTTCTGCATGTGTCCGGGAGGCTTCGTGGTTGATGGTGCGTCGATGGCGGATTCCGTCGTGACCAACGGCATGTCCTATGCGGCCCGTGACGGTCAACTGGCCAACAGCGCAATTGTTGTGCAGGTGGATTCTTCCGATTTCGGGGACGGTCTGTTTGCGGGCATGGAGTTTCAGGAGAATCTTGAAACGATGGCATGGAAGCTTGGCGGCGGAAAGGCTCCGGCGCAGAAAATTGAGTCCTATCTGAAACATGATGTGGAGCCTCTTTCTTCCATTTCGCCGACATTTCCGCGCGGCGTTGAGGAGGCGGATCTGCATGCGCTGTTCAATGATCGCATCAATCAGTCGCTGGAAGAATTCTTCCACTATACAGAAGGCATCTGGCCCGGCTTCACGACAGGTGGGGCAACGATGACGGGTGTTGAGACACGTACCTCGTCGCCGATCCGGATTGTCAGAAACTTTACGACGCTGGAATCGACGGTGGAAGGCATGTGGCCGGCCGGAGAAGGTGCAGGCTTTGCCGGAGGCATCGTTTCGAGTGCCATTGACGGTCTCAAGTGTGCGGAAGAAGTCATTCGCCGTTACCATTACAGCGAGGAATTATGA
- a CDS encoding DUF4428 domain-containing protein — MGLFGGSKTCCECGKKAGLLSRVSLKDGGYLCDDCRSKLSDQLDSDAFKAMTKEDYERNIEVAKENDRKYREEFRETFAVYLRDNKCFSADETHGWWVNPKYERPVLLQFDQIQRWNVDLRTEYDFDDDKDDSLLGEIMKDAMQARYYESLRQNHPELPVCPPNCKIMGMDLHIYVNHPMIHDVVIDCFDIGLFTMEEDDMQSAYGTVIQIIEFLQKVKDGAQASASGTESDIAAQLRKYKQLLDEGVITQQEFKAKKKQVLGL, encoded by the coding sequence ATGGGATTATTTGGTGGCAGCAAGACATGCTGTGAATGCGGGAAAAAAGCAGGGCTTCTCTCGAGAGTATCCCTGAAGGACGGCGGATATCTCTGCGACGACTGCAGAAGCAAGCTGAGCGATCAGCTTGACTCCGATGCCTTTAAGGCGATGACAAAGGAAGACTATGAACGGAACATTGAAGTCGCAAAGGAGAATGACCGGAAGTACCGGGAAGAGTTCCGTGAAACGTTCGCAGTATACCTGAGAGACAACAAGTGTTTTAGTGCAGATGAGACGCACGGCTGGTGGGTCAACCCGAAATATGAGAGACCGGTTCTTCTTCAGTTTGACCAGATCCAGCGCTGGAACGTCGATCTGAGAACAGAGTACGACTTTGACGATGATAAAGACGATTCACTTCTCGGTGAGATTATGAAGGATGCCATGCAGGCAAGGTACTACGAGTCCCTGCGGCAGAACCATCCGGAGCTCCCCGTCTGTCCTCCCAATTGCAAAATCATGGGCATGGATCTTCATATTTATGTGAATCACCCGATGATTCACGATGTTGTGATCGACTGCTTCGACATCGGCTTATTCACGATGGAAGAGGATGATATGCAGAGTGCCTACGGCACCGTGATCCAAATCATTGAATTCCTCCAAAAGGTGAAAGACGGGGCACAGGCGTCCGCATCCGGAACAGAATCGGACATCGCCGCACAGCTTCGCAAGTATAAGCAGCTCCTTGATGAGGGTGTCATCACGCAACAGGAGTTTAAAGCGAAGAAAAAACAGGTTCTCGGACTCTAA
- a CDS encoding toxic anion resistance protein: MSENQAQEQKITLTLNPQEEAQAEAEKQPEVKEEEQPAQGKTLEQQMDDAHLSPEERKVVNDFAKKIDITNSGTVLEYGSAAQKKVSDFSDTALNNVSTKDLGEIGDMLTNLVTELKDYDKDTQEKKGILGWFKKQGDKVENYKIRYDKASTNVDKIAKMLEQQQVVLLKDIQLLDQLYAKNATNTKELSMYILAGKKKLAEVRATQLPELTEKAKKSGLPEDAQAANDLAQACDRFEKKLYDLELTRQISIQMAPQIRLIQNNDQLMTEKIQSTLVNTIPLWKNQIVLALGISHSKEAMEAQREVTNMTNELLKKNAETLHQATVDTAKESERGIVDLETLQHTNEELIKTLDEVMTIQKEGRQKRANAEAELNRIEKQLNEKLVSYDLANDVTKQDEQTK, translated from the coding sequence ATGAGTGAAAATCAGGCACAGGAACAGAAGATTACGCTGACGCTGAATCCGCAGGAAGAGGCACAGGCGGAAGCGGAAAAGCAGCCGGAAGTAAAGGAAGAAGAGCAGCCGGCGCAGGGAAAGACGCTTGAGCAGCAGATGGATGATGCGCATCTTTCGCCGGAAGAGCGCAAGGTAGTCAACGACTTTGCTAAGAAGATCGACATCACCAATTCCGGGACCGTTCTGGAATACGGCAGTGCGGCCCAGAAGAAGGTGTCTGACTTCTCGGATACGGCGCTCAATAATGTGTCGACGAAGGATCTCGGCGAGATCGGCGACATGTTGACGAACCTCGTCACGGAGCTGAAGGACTATGACAAGGATACCCAGGAAAAGAAGGGTATCCTGGGCTGGTTCAAGAAGCAGGGTGACAAGGTTGAAAACTACAAGATCCGCTATGACAAGGCATCGACCAATGTCGATAAGATTGCCAAAATGCTCGAACAGCAGCAGGTTGTTCTTCTGAAGGATATTCAGTTGCTGGATCAGCTGTATGCGAAGAATGCGACCAATACCAAGGAACTTTCGATGTACATTCTTGCGGGCAAGAAGAAGCTCGCTGAAGTGCGTGCGACGCAGCTGCCCGAACTGACGGAAAAAGCCAAAAAGAGCGGCCTGCCGGAAGATGCCCAGGCAGCCAACGATCTGGCGCAGGCATGCGACCGCTTTGAGAAGAAGCTGTACGATCTTGAACTGACGCGGCAGATTTCAATCCAGATGGCGCCGCAGATCCGCCTGATCCAGAACAATGATCAGCTGATGACGGAGAAGATCCAGTCGACGCTGGTGAATACGATTCCGCTGTGGAAGAACCAGATTGTTCTGGCGCTTGGTATCAGCCATTCGAAGGAAGCGATGGAAGCGCAGCGCGAAGTCACCAATATGACCAACGAGCTGCTGAAGAAGAATGCCGAGACGCTGCATCAGGCAACGGTGGATACGGCGAAGGAATCGGAGCGCGGCATTGTCGATCTGGAAACGCTCCAGCATACCAATGAGGAGCTGATCAAGACACTCGACGAAGTGATGACCATTCAGAAGGAAGGCCGCCAGAAGCGTGCAAATGCCGAGGCAGAGCTCAACCGTATCGAGAAGCAGCTCAACGAGAAGCTGGTTTCCTACGATCTTGCCAATGATGTGACGAAGCAGGACGAGCAGACCAAGTAA
- a CDS encoding insulinase family protein, which produces MNLHEIKSGFQLNAVRHIEDQQGDLYEFEHVKTGAQLVWMKRADENKTFCIGFKTIPENDTGVFHICEHSVLNGSRKYPVREPFVDLLNGSMQTFLNAMTYPDKTIYPVSSRNPKDFLNLMDVYLDAVFHPAIYTNPNIFYQEGWHYEIHKEDEIPTYKGVVFNEMKGAFASVDELISNETARMLFGDNCYQYVSGGDPVHIPDLSYEQFKKAHSTFYHPSNARIFLDGDLDIDAALEEIDSYLRDYTKQEVSFDIPMQKETPYEEHTIGYEIGDEEDPAGKTVVSISTLLSDYSDVKEDIAWNILTSLLAGSNDAPLKKAILEKGLGQDVEVSLLDGIEQFVLTFLVRNTDADKKDEILDAVYGTLGNLAEHGLDHAQLQASLNHQEFMYRMKQEPYGVSLAAVSYNSWLYGGDPAMYLNAGYLYDELRKDVEEGYFEQLLKETIEKRVNAKVVIAEGEKDKGKRTAAEEAERLKAKFASWGRDEVERQIALNNTLDAWQKSADTPEAKATLPHLKLSDVEKKPQPMEGVRSEIDGVPVRYDSSISGGIAYMNFYFSLAGIRRDQLAAVGFFAGTLSHLATKKHTLLELQREVKAKIGLLSFRCDAFAPDGRRDAALPVLGISCAVLKDKRDEAVDLILEILQETVFTKQTLRPLLEQGLELRRQMLINSGTSEAMLRAAGHFSAESAAREAFSGYDSALWISDLLKNYDEKIDDVIGLFETFQQVLFSGSRMYASYAPDYAEDSVRKMIGALGKEDFHRSVVHYPLFEDDCVGIVIPSQVSYSATSFALDDLSDEQKGALRVLSHIVSYGYLWTEIRVKGGAYGTGCGVRGNGMVSIYSFRDPTPLLSLEKVKAMFDSIDELGDDLSDSIIGAISSASPLLDDYSKLSAGDSLWFADVTDEKRATNRAAMLATTKQSLLALKPLLEEGVKHASNVIVGPKRALDDGRKELVL; this is translated from the coding sequence ATGAATCTTCATGAAATCAAAAGCGGTTTTCAACTGAATGCAGTGCGTCATATTGAAGACCAGCAGGGCGATCTCTACGAATTTGAACATGTAAAGACCGGTGCACAGCTGGTCTGGATGAAACGCGCCGATGAAAACAAGACTTTCTGCATCGGCTTCAAGACCATTCCCGAAAATGATACGGGCGTATTCCATATCTGCGAACACAGCGTACTCAACGGCTCAAGGAAATATCCGGTGCGCGAACCGTTCGTGGATCTGCTCAACGGATCGATGCAGACGTTTCTCAATGCGATGACCTATCCCGACAAGACGATCTATCCGGTTTCTTCAAGGAATCCGAAGGATTTCCTCAACCTGATGGACGTGTATCTGGATGCGGTTTTCCATCCCGCAATCTATACCAACCCCAACATCTTCTATCAGGAAGGCTGGCACTATGAAATTCATAAGGAAGACGAGATTCCTACCTATAAAGGCGTCGTCTTCAATGAGATGAAGGGTGCCTTTGCCTCGGTCGATGAACTGATCTCCAATGAAACGGCGCGGATGCTGTTTGGAGACAACTGCTATCAGTATGTGTCCGGAGGTGATCCGGTTCATATTCCGGATCTCAGCTATGAACAGTTCAAGAAGGCGCATTCCACCTTCTATCATCCAAGCAACGCCCGCATCTTCCTGGATGGTGATCTCGACATTGATGCAGCACTGGAAGAGATCGACTCCTATCTTCGCGACTATACGAAGCAGGAGGTCAGCTTTGATATTCCGATGCAGAAGGAGACGCCGTATGAGGAACATACGATCGGCTACGAGATCGGCGATGAAGAAGATCCCGCCGGCAAGACCGTTGTTTCCATCAGCACGCTGCTGTCGGATTACAGTGATGTGAAGGAAGACATTGCCTGGAACATTCTGACCTCACTGCTTGCCGGCTCCAACGATGCGCCGCTCAAGAAGGCGATTCTTGAAAAGGGTTTGGGACAGGATGTCGAAGTCAGCCTGCTCGACGGCATCGAACAGTTCGTTCTGACCTTCCTTGTCCGCAATACGGACGCTGATAAGAAGGATGAAATCCTCGATGCAGTCTACGGCACGCTGGGGAATCTTGCGGAACATGGCCTCGACCATGCTCAGCTGCAGGCGTCCCTGAACCATCAGGAATTCATGTACCGTATGAAACAGGAACCGTATGGCGTATCGCTGGCGGCGGTTTCCTACAACAGCTGGTTGTATGGCGGCGATCCGGCGATGTACCTGAATGCCGGCTATCTTTATGACGAACTGCGAAAGGACGTGGAAGAAGGATACTTTGAGCAGCTGTTGAAGGAAACCATCGAGAAACGCGTCAATGCCAAGGTCGTCATTGCCGAGGGAGAAAAAGACAAGGGCAAACGTACCGCTGCGGAAGAAGCGGAACGTTTGAAGGCGAAGTTTGCGTCCTGGGGCAGGGATGAAGTGGAGCGTCAGATTGCGCTGAACAATACACTGGACGCATGGCAGAAGAGTGCAGATACTCCGGAAGCGAAGGCGACGCTTCCGCATCTGAAGCTTTCTGATGTGGAGAAGAAGCCGCAGCCGATGGAGGGTGTGCGCAGCGAGATCGATGGAGTTCCTGTGCGCTATGATTCTTCAATTTCTGGCGGCATTGCCTATATGAATTTCTACTTCTCACTGGCCGGCATCCGCAGGGATCAGCTGGCGGCGGTCGGTTTCTTTGCCGGGACGCTGAGTCATCTTGCGACAAAGAAACATACGCTTCTGGAACTGCAGAGAGAAGTGAAGGCAAAGATCGGCCTTCTGAGTTTCCGCTGCGACGCGTTTGCGCCGGATGGACGCCGTGATGCGGCTCTGCCGGTGCTTGGCATCAGCTGCGCCGTACTCAAGGATAAGCGGGATGAGGCGGTTGATCTGATTCTTGAGATTCTTCAGGAAACGGTATTTACGAAGCAAACGCTGCGACCGCTGCTGGAGCAGGGTCTTGAGCTGCGCCGGCAGATGCTCATCAATTCCGGAACCAGCGAAGCGATGCTCAGGGCGGCAGGACACTTCAGCGCTGAAAGTGCCGCAAGAGAGGCATTCAGCGGCTATGATTCGGCGCTCTGGATCAGTGATCTTCTGAAGAACTACGATGAAAAGATCGATGATGTGATCGGTCTCTTTGAAACATTCCAGCAGGTTCTGTTCTCCGGCAGCCGGATGTACGCATCCTATGCGCCGGACTATGCGGAAGACAGTGTGCGCAAGATGATCGGGGCACTGGGGAAGGAAGACTTCCATCGGAGTGTTGTCCACTATCCGCTGTTTGAGGATGATTGCGTCGGCATCGTGATTCCTTCGCAGGTTTCCTATTCGGCGACTTCCTTTGCGCTGGATGATCTGAGTGATGAACAGAAGGGTGCGCTGCGTGTATTGAGCCATATCGTTTCCTATGGCTATCTTTGGACGGAGATCCGTGTCAAGGGCGGCGCCTATGGGACGGGCTGCGGTGTACGCGGCAACGGGATGGTGAGCATTTACAGCTTCCGTGACCCGACTCCGTTACTGTCCTTAGAAAAGGTGAAGGCAATGTTCGATTCGATCGATGAGCTTGGCGACGATCTGAGCGACAGCATCATCGGTGCGATTTCATCGGCGAGCCCTCTGCTGGATGATTATTCGAAGCTGAGTGCGGGCGACAGTCTCTGGTTTGCGGATGTGACGGATGAAAAGCGTGCCACAAACAGGGCCGCGATGCTCGCAACGACGAAACAGAGTCTGCTGGCACTGAAGCCGCTGCTGGAAGAAGGCGTCAAGCATGCGTCCAATGTCATCGTCGGCCCGAAGCGTGCTCTGGATGATGGCCGCAAGGAGTTGGTTCTTTAA
- a CDS encoding YdcF family protein produces MMKRKILIVLGILLFFWCFLPVFAGIFNIGSLTGMVVGALLVLYGAAPQLFTSLPWQLQTVIKLIVLVIAALTVSITAVMVSAILQPAAEADTVIVLGCKVDRNGPSRMLRERLDAAYDYLQENTNAIVIVTGGQGSDEPEPEGTAMQKYLVKKGIDAGRIYVEDKSESTRENLINAESIMQENRLSAPVLIVTNEFHVLRARMIANSLSIEASTLPAPTDLFFFGAYYIRELYGVLYQIVF; encoded by the coding sequence ATGATGAAGCGGAAGATTCTGATCGTCCTCGGTATCCTTCTGTTTTTCTGGTGTTTTCTGCCGGTTTTTGCCGGCATTTTCAATATCGGTTCGCTTACGGGGATGGTGGTCGGTGCGCTGCTTGTGCTTTACGGAGCGGCGCCGCAGCTGTTCACGTCTCTACCATGGCAATTACAGACTGTTATAAAGTTGATCGTTCTTGTCATTGCGGCGCTGACCGTTTCAATTACTGCGGTGATGGTCTCTGCCATCCTTCAGCCGGCGGCAGAGGCAGATACGGTCATCGTTCTTGGCTGTAAGGTTGATCGTAACGGTCCAAGCAGAATGCTGCGTGAACGGCTCGATGCGGCATATGACTATCTTCAGGAAAATACGAATGCCATCGTCATCGTAACAGGAGGTCAGGGAAGTGATGAACCGGAACCCGAAGGCACCGCGATGCAGAAGTATCTCGTAAAAAAAGGCATAGACGCCGGCCGCATCTACGTCGAAGACAAGTCGGAAAGTACGCGGGAAAACCTCATCAATGCCGAATCCATCATGCAGGAAAACAGGCTCTCTGCACCGGTATTGATCGTCACAAACGAATTCCATGTGCTGCGTGCACGAATGATCGCAAATTCACTCAGCATCGAAGCTTCCACTCTTCCTGCTCCGACAGATTTATTCTTCTTCGGTGCCTACTATATCCGTGAACTGTACGGAGTCCTGTACCAGATTGTTTTCTAA
- a CDS encoding carbohydrate-binding domain-containing protein — MRKLTTALLTALLCITLSACTATAENAAVSSTSTQSTSSASATAPQESTVTTTTAPSGSALDTSSIFSDRDLQQSVDTTTATTITVQDNNTVNIDAEGTYILTGTASNATILINAADTDKVQLVLDNLNVTNNGTPVIEILSGDKVFINLAAGSTNTLKVTGDFADDDEEYDAVIFSKSDLTINGSGTLNIESSENGISGHDDLTLTGGAYNITAEEDAIEGHDSIAVYDGTYTINAGKDAFHSEDDDDDTVGYLYVCGGTFDITAGDDSLQATTIAQFDGGTFTINANEGIEATSLQFNDGIFTITASDDGINASDKSRAYDIVIEINGGTFNITMGSGDTDAIDSNGSLTINGGTLNITAQSAFDYETTGVINGGDITVNGETVTTMTNSMGGGMGKGGGRMNPPADRDTDTDSSATTDRGTPPQTSENQDIDASSSATTQNF, encoded by the coding sequence ATGAGAAAACTGACAACCGCACTTCTGACAGCCCTGTTGTGTATAACACTGAGCGCATGCACAGCGACCGCCGAAAACGCTGCAGTTTCCAGCACATCAACGCAAAGCACCAGCAGCGCATCAGCCACTGCACCGCAAGAAAGCACTGTAACCACAACGACAGCACCGTCCGGCAGCGCTCTTGACACATCGAGCATCTTTTCGGACCGTGACCTGCAGCAGAGCGTCGACACAACGACAGCCACAACGATTACGGTTCAGGACAACAATACGGTCAACATCGACGCGGAGGGGACCTATATTCTGACCGGAACCGCATCTAACGCAACCATACTGATCAACGCCGCCGATACGGACAAGGTGCAGCTTGTTCTCGACAATTTAAACGTCACGAACAACGGTACGCCGGTCATTGAGATTCTCTCCGGCGACAAAGTATTCATCAACCTGGCCGCAGGCTCAACGAATACGCTGAAAGTTACCGGCGACTTTGCGGATGACGACGAGGAATACGACGCCGTCATCTTCTCCAAGAGCGATCTTACGATCAACGGCAGCGGGACACTGAACATTGAATCTTCCGAAAACGGTATTTCCGGCCACGATGATCTGACGCTGACGGGCGGAGCCTATAACATTACCGCCGAAGAAGACGCGATCGAAGGCCACGACTCCATCGCCGTATATGATGGCACCTATACGATCAATGCCGGCAAAGACGCCTTCCATTCCGAAGACGACGATGACGACACAGTCGGATATCTGTACGTCTGCGGCGGAACGTTTGACATCACCGCCGGTGATGACAGCCTGCAGGCGACGACCATTGCCCAGTTTGACGGCGGAACGTTTACGATCAACGCCAACGAAGGCATCGAAGCCACTTCGCTCCAGTTCAATGACGGAATCTTCACTATTACAGCCAGTGACGACGGCATCAACGCCTCTGACAAGTCCAGGGCTTATGATATTGTGATCGAAATCAATGGCGGCACCTTTAACATCACGATGGGCAGCGGCGACACCGACGCCATCGACTCGAACGGATCACTGACCATTAACGGCGGAACCCTGAATATCACCGCCCAGTCTGCTTTCGACTATGAGACGACTGGCGTCATCAATGGCGGAGACATCACCGTTAACGGAGAAACTGTCACAACGATGACCAATTCCATGGGCGGCGGCATGGGAAAGGGCGGCGGACGAATGAACCCGCCCGCCGACCGTGATACAGATACAGATTCATCCGCAACAACAGACCGGGGAACGCCACCCCAGACATCAGAAAACCAGGATATCGATGCCAGCTCCTCGGCCACAACACAAAATTTCTGA